In a genomic window of Scheffersomyces stipitis CBS 6054 chromosome 4, complete sequence:
- a CDS encoding predicted protein (go_function carrier activity; steroid binding~go_process transport), giving the protein MSVDPITCHILDTTSGSPASDVLCQIFLISSSAEDQTTFDLPVGSTPKPFAMNKTDKDGRIKKWILDPQLESSQKADVGVTENTWSTLKPGIYRVKFYTGKYFSELKDPQRTFFPFVEITFMVQDPPDNHYHIPLLLSNHSYTTYRGS; this is encoded by the coding sequence ATGTCAGTAGATCCAATCACATGCCATATCTTAGATACAACTCTGGGCAGTCCAGCACTGGACGTTCTTTGtcaaatcttcttgatctcgtCTTCCGCAGAAGACCAAACCACATTTGACTTGCCTGTAGGGTCGACTCCTAAGCCATTTGCCATGAACAAAACTGACAAAGACGGCCGCATCAAGAAATGGATATTAGATCCACAGTTGGAGTCATCACAGAAGGCAGATGTCGGTGTCACTGAAAACACATGGTCCACCTTGAAGCCGGGTATATATAGAGTCAAGTTCTACACTGGCAAGTACTTCAGCGAATTGAAAGATCCGCAAAGAACATTCTTTCCCTTTGTGGAAATCACTTTCATGGTGCAAGACCCTCCTGATAACCACTACCATATTCCGTTGTTGTTGTCCAACCACAGTTACACTACCTATCGTGGAAGTTAA
- a CDS encoding predicted protein, translated as MNLVFILILVHSASALSLVIDDEQIENPRQYLSDRLSRSSFKSKFRQYLPDKPKGLVVPVVPGKAIGELPNTRYSKAKQYAALEKIHHFWFPNQEQVEKDAAEENDVDQASSSIAVDSFEDVTLQILAASYTTTMTLSASTTQVSTSAEPTASFNPSVTVSSKKSWIKEFLYFTTKARAATVAQKQIDRDRLLTTNINNYQDTTSNENDLKRWTKLIVEQGRADSSSKFQDYNYKEYGLDHKDPNNFTPKNEIELNIEEFISYLVNFQGFQEKDLKFLRQKGLDYGLVEIEKELNKIKDLERDSNNRIIDIGGEEDMLNGCRKEIIVGWKTLFIMLVSVMI; from the coding sequence ATGAACCTCGTCTTCATACTTATTCTAGTTCACTCGGCGCTGGCGCTCTCTCTTGTTATTGACGAcgaacaaattgaaaacCCCCGCCAGTACTTATCGGACAGGCTCTCCAGATCGTCTTTCAAGTCCAAATTTAGGCAATATCTCCCAGACAAACCAAAAGGTCTAGTCGTCCCTGTCGTCCCTGGTAAAGCCATTGGAGAGCTACCCAACACTCGCTACAGCAAAGCTAAACAGTATGCTGCTCTAGAAAAAATCCATCATTTTTGGTTTCCCAACCAAGAACAGGTCGAAAAAGACgctgctgaagaaaacgaCGTGGATCAAGCCTCTAGTAGCATCGCTGTAGACTCTTTCGAAGATGTtactcttcaaatcttAGCAGCTTCGTATACAACCACAATGACCTTATCAGCTTCCACAACTCAGGTTTCAACATCTGCGGAACCTACTGCTTCTTTCAATCCCAGTGTTACTGTTAgtctgaagaaatcatgGATCAAGGAATTCCTCTACTTCACCACTAAAGCACGTGCTGCAACTGTTGCCCAGAAGCAAATTGACAGAGACAGGCTCTTGACCAcgaacatcaacaactaCCAGGATACAACCTCAAATGAGAACGATCTCAAGAGATGGACCAAGCTCATAGTGGAACAAGGTAGAGCTGACAGCAGCTCTAAGTTTCAAGATTATAACTACAAGGAATACGGTTTGGACCATAAGGATCCAAACAATTTTACTCCCAAAAACGAGATTGAACttaatattgaagaattcatAAGTTATTTAGTAAACTTCCAAGGGTTTCAAGAGAAGGacttgaaattcttgagaCAGAAAGGCTTGGACTACGGATTGGTCGAAATAGAAAAGGAGCTTAACAAGATAAAGGACTTGGAGCGCGATCTGAACAACAGAATAATTGACATCggaggagaagaagatatgCTCAATGGGTGTCGAAAGGAAATTATAGTAGGATGGAAGACTCTATTTATAATGCTAGTTTCAGTGATGATTTAG
- a CDS encoding hypothetical serine rich protein, with protein MAESLTYSSRKNSLTSISTTGTGSGANKSVRNMSTDNLISLEDKFMKKQIKKVPNGFGSKSSPPQSSHQQYHLQHTHFSSPQSQQQTFHSQHPHQKMRQHSVPQYQQISPQHMPPQQQQQQLHILPKGSSSPNSAPDSPQSANGGAFYFPNGEVFRPRATPTKRNRPNKIHHSIPSGGSPQGTSAPQFHGPPQQIHGYRSQQNVNVSQIAPPARNTPPSAFHQLPSHLHQQFQPIQTSVVHMPAVIANGTTSSASSISHRSSSNNSDSQDSIVGDASLHSLNSLNNSSSTTVTSVSNSIHVVPQTVIPSIYSQIKAFKHDSCNTISTKSDPSSNWAVNELSSNSSDKYVEEEVPKGINLASLAETSPALSTFSSEKSASLSSLQEGEHMIIAESKDLQKSESNSSSFSHISVSSSFSSSSSNESSTTMPNSNVARSTSNTPTTSINTEEGNVVGQTNIFNDQHTIISPVTPTSVKSNSGPFDTEDRITPNVRQESSNESLSTEVTLISECHNESVADDNDHDNDQEDTVHDNDDTNVEQVESEVDNATTKAGDNNVGKTPVNISGASFNKESSSSDETNETTDFSSSSRTEEEKEESEASEESSEANTNRNSRSSILPEPTIDDEDYSIIEDYTFEEIEVVTERNEVVDSNRTPVMTKLLDTSNILGHDEIPETMVDRVIDIDDEHSIHIRSPPTSAPTTPRSSMHFESNDHDGFVKLLQDTQNEVPPRADVIVIHKPRRKPPQEDFLPEEGKLENAPVLEVETLRASSSSPPLLLNDKPVIAEHDEGSNGPSIIGEHQSKAMTEVLGSLAPGKQIPRMRSLLDVAESDAIKKVIPAPTATIQIPSRSGSSSTISSIESSNHYVQPPPTYRVPPIRTLKARTKSLPSLNDQASTWSSKKSPSTANFKSLWNKIKVKLPDKDTMIPVARVVTANSTTSSSTTSKKIKKSFSFGNLRKAPSTTSSPPLPAIPVVDSNSNALPKSPRKSLFEEIPHFEIENLPTIETESDLFGDMMDNFDTSINYDDLVKPIKPTISNSSAVDGKAIDPFLNDDELTKDQIKDQQEKDEEVSVSAAVSKDIFTHGDYSEDNSINNPRHSTDSVYIDENIKFLQDEFVWSSLEDGRLSRVLIEKEEPEMAPNSVVPERKVGRHGGETIIINSEQLYYIFNNLTDFQRRHLPPHLKYIKQFRDYKYVEISVMKFEDLSEVEMKSDIVHSAPILKKKHDASAPKKKVMFSNKIFVNETFAPEMYKRYNKAVTQYTLTESSEINKIKNELNYFKCNEMLVHESSQNNTHFFY; from the coding sequence ATGGCTGAAAGCTTAACCTATTCGTCGCGGAAAAACTCTTTGACCTCCATCTCGACCACGGGGACTGGATCTGGCGCCAACAAGTCGGTGCGAAACATGTCTACCGATAATCTCATCTCGCTAGAGGATAAGTttatgaagaaacagatcaaGAAAGTGCCCAATGGGTTCGGCTCCAAATCATCTCCACCTCAAAGCTCACATCAACAGTACCACCTCCAGCACACGCATTTTCTGCTGCCTCAATCTCAGCAACAAACCTTCCACTCCCAGCACCCCCACCAGAAAATGCGCCAGCACTCAGTACCTCAATACCAACAGATCAGTCCACAGCATATGCCTccacagcagcagcaacagcagctACATATTCTTCCCAAAGGCTCTTCTAGTCCTAACTCAGCGCCAGATTCACCACAGAGTGCCAACGGAGGAGCTTTCTACTTCCCCAACGGTGAAGTGTTCAGACCCAGGGCCACTCCAACGAAGAGAAATAGACCTAACAAGATCCACCACCTGATCCCATCGGGCGGCCTGCCTCAGGGAACCTCCGCTCCACAATTCCATGGACCTCCTCAACAGATTCATGGATACCGTAGTCAACAAAACGTAAACGTAAGCCAGATTGCCCCACCAGCACGTAATACTCCGCCAAGTGCTTTCCACCAGTTGCCATCACACTTGCATCAGCAATTCCAGCCTATACAGACATCCGTGGTCCATATGCCTGCCGTAATCGCTAATGGCactacttcttcagcatccTCGATCTCTCATCGGTCGAGTTCTAATAACTCAGATTCTCAAGATTCAATAGTAGGAGATGCTTCACTTCATTCTCTCAACTCGCTAAAcaattcatcttcaaccACAGTTACCAGTGTGAGCAACAGCATTCACGTTGTTCCCCAGACCGTCATCCCCAGTATATATAGCCAAATCAAAGCATTCAAACACGACTCTTGCAACACAATTTCAACGAAGCTGGATCCTTCTAGTAATTGGGCTGTCAATGAACTCAGTCTGAATTCGTCTGACAAatatgttgaagaagaagtaccaAAGGGCATAAATTTGGCCAGTTTGGCGGAGACATCGCCAGCATTGTCGACATTCTCTTCAGAAAAGAGTGCCTCATTAAGTTCTTTGCAAGAAGGAGAACACATGATTATAGCTGAAAGTAAAGACTTGCAGAAATCCGAGTCGAActcgtcttctttctctcacatctctgtttcttcgtcattCTCCTCTTCCAGTTCGAACGAATCCAGTACAACCATGCCAAATTCTAATGTTGCTCGTTCTACCTCCAATACACCTACTACGTCCATAAATACAGAAGAAGGCAATGTTGTTGGTCAAACTAACATTTTCAATGATCAGCATACCATCATTTCGCCGGTAACTCCAACATCGGTTAAATCTAATAGTGGGCCATTCGATACTGAGGATAGAATAACTCCAAATGTTCGTCAAGAGTCATCAAACGAATCTTTATCTACTGAAGTCACGTTGATTCTGGAATGTCACAATGAATCGGTTGCAGATGATAATGACCATGATAATGATCAGGAGGATACTGTTCATGACAATGACGACACCAATGTCGAACAGGTAGAAAGTGAAGTTGATAATGCTACGACGAAAGCTGGAGACAACAACGTTGGTAAGACGCCAGTGAACATATCTGGTGCATCTTTTAACAAAGAGAGCTCTAGCAGTGATGAAACAAATGAAACTACagacttttcttcaagttctcgcacagaagaagaaaaagaagaatcgGAGGCTTCCGAAGAATCTTCAGAAGCAAACACTAACAGAAATAGCAGAAGCAGTATTTTGCCAGAACCTACGattgatgatgaagactACAGTATTATCGAGGACTATACTTTTGAAGAGATCGAAGTAGTCActgaaagaaatgaagtTGTAGACAGCAACAGAACTCCAGTGATGACGAAACTTCTTGATACATCAAATATTTTAGGACATGATGAGATTCCAGAGACCATGGTAGATAGAGTAATCGATATAGATGACGAGCACTCTATTCACATTCGTTCTCCACCAACCTCAGCCccaacaacaccaagaagttctaTGCATTTTGAATCTAATGATCATGATGGGTTTGTTAAACTCTTGCAAGACACTCAGAATGAGGTTCCACCACGAGCAGATGTAATTGTTATTCATAAGCCCAGAAGAAAGCCACCACAGGAGGATTTCCTTCCAGAGGAAGGTAAACTAGAAAATGCACCAGTCCTTGAAGTGGAGACTTTGAGagcttcttcgtcttcaccTCCATTGCTCTTGAATGATAAACCAGTTATTGCAGAACACGATGAGGGCCTGAACGGTCCGTCGATTATTGGAGAACATCAGAGTAAAGCTATGACTGAAGTTCTCGGTTCTTTAGCTCCGGGAAAACAAATCCCTAGAATGAGATCGTTGTTGGATGTAGCAGAATCTGATGCCATTAAAAAAGTCATTCCTGCTCCTACTGCTACTATTCAGATTCCGTCGAGAAGTGGAtcgtcttctacaatttctagTATTGAATCGTCTAATCACTACGTTCAACCTCCACCAACGTACAGAGTACCACCCATTAGAACTTTAAAGGCTAGAACTAAATCATTGCCTCTGTTGAACGATCAAGCAAGCACTTGGTcgctgaagaagtcaccGTCCACGGCTAACTTTAAAAGTTTATGGAACAAAATCAAGGTGAAATTGCCTGATAAAGACACCATGATTCCAGTTGCTCGAGTAGTAACAGCAAATTCCACAACAAGCTCTTCTACCAcactgaagaagatcaagaagtcattTTCGTTTGGTAATTTGAGAAAAGCTCCGTCTACCACATCGAGTCCACCACTTCCTGCTATTCCGGTTGTGGACAGTAATTCAAACGCCTTGCCTAAATCGCCAAGAAAGAGTCTCTTTGAGGAGATTCCTCATTTCGAAATCGAAAACTTGCCCACCATTGAAACCGAGTCAGACTTATTTGGTGATATGATGGATAATTTCGACACTCTGATAAACTATGATGATCTTGTGAAGCCCATCAAACCTACGATTTCGAATAGTTCGGCAGTAGATGGAAAAGCAATAGACCCATTCTTGAACGATGATGAGTTGACAAAGGATCAAATAAAGGACCAACAAGAGAAGGACGAGGAGGTGTCAGTTTCTGCAGCTGTATCCAAGGATATCTTTACTCATGGTGATTACAGCGAAGACAATTCCATTAACAATCCTAGACATTCTACCGACCTGGTCTATATTGATGAGAATATTAAGTTCCTTCAGGATGAGTTTGTCTGGTCATCGTTAGAAGATGGAAGACTTAGCAGAGTATTgattgagaaagaagaaccgGAAATGGCTCCTAATTCTGTTGTTCCTGAGCGTAAGGTTGGAAGACATGGTGGTGAAACTATTATCATCAACAGTGAACAGTTGTActacatcttcaacaatttgacagattttcaaagaagacattTACCACCTCATTTGAAGTACATCAAGCAATTCAGAGACTACAAGTATGTGGAAATAAGTGTCATGAAGTTCGAAGACTTGTCGGAAGTTGAAATGAAGTCAGATATCGTCCACTCAGCTccaatcttgaagaagaaacacGATGCCAGTgcaccaaagaagaaggtcatgttttccaacaagatATTTGTCAATGAAACTTTTGCACCAGAAATGTACAAGCGTTACAACAAGGCAGTTACGCAGTACACTTTGACGGAGTCTAgtgaaatcaacaagatcaagaatgAATTGAACTACTTCAAATGCAATGAGATGTTGGTTCACGAGAGTTCGCAGAACAATACTCACTTCTTCTATTGA
- a CDS encoding predicted protein codes for MALFQVSGWDLKNETVAVGGTGAKKKSNREKKRARQQIKELEKSQQSEDVAEQEDEIIKEIDEPEKEEKKIKKEKKIKKRKHEESEKSSSTTSPAAAIVNPTVDAPIPITTQKLTPLQQKMMAKLSGSRFRWINEQLYTISSEEALSLLKSQPSLFDEYHQGFRSQVQAWPENPVDVFVDQIKTRASQRPINAPGGLPGFPDKKVVVADMGCGEAQLALDVNNFVKQYNAQGAKKKFSKGNNNKRLQTGPKTLEIEVHSFDLKKHNDRITVADIKNVPLPDGSCTVVIFCLALMGTNFLDFIKEAYRLLAPRGELWIAEIKSRFTESSEKKTVKPEDVGQEFVDALKLCGFFHKKTDNDNKMFTRFEFFKPPQDIIAERNAKLERRKKFIEQESEKEDLETKRAQTPEGKWLLKPCIYKRR; via the coding sequence ATGGCTTTGTTCCAGGTTAGTGGCTGGGACTTAAAGAACGAAACCGTGGCTGTCGGTGGCACAGGcgcaaagaagaagtccaacAGAGAAAAAAAGAGAGCCAGGCAACAAATTAAGGAACTTGAAAAGTCTCAGCAATCTGAAGATGTAGccgaacaagaagatgaaatcatAAAAGAAATAGACgaaccagagaaagaagagaagaagatcaaaaaagaaaagaaaataaagaaaagaaaacacgaagaatctgaaaaaagctcttcaacaacttctccGGCTGCTGCTATAGTAAATCCTACTGTAGATGCACCTATACCTATTACTACACAGAAACTCACTCCATTGCAACAGAAGATGATGGCTAAATTGTCTGGATCCAGATTCAGATGGATAAACGAACAATTATATACAATCTCGTCGGAAGAGGCTCTCAGTTTGTTAAAGCTGCAACCTTCCTTGTTCGACGAGTACCATCAAGGATTCAGATCGCAAGTCCAAGCGTGGCCAGAAAACCCTGTAGATGTGTTTGTCGACCAGATCAAGACTCGTGCCTCTCAGAGACCTATTAATGCTCCCGGTGGTTTGCCTGGTTTTCCCGACAagaaagttgttgttgccGATATGGGTTGTGGGGAAGCCCAGCTAGCCTTAGATGTGAACAACTTTGTTAAACAATACAACGCTCAAGGGGCTAAAAAGAAATTCTCGAAAGGTAACAATAACAAGAGATTACAAACTGGACCCAAAACATTGGAAATCGAAGTACATAGTTttgacttgaagaagcacAACGACAGAATAACCGTGGCCGATATTAAGAATGTGCCGTTGCCAGATGGGTCATGTACGGTGGTGATTTTCTGTTTGGCATTGATGGGAACCAACTTTTTAGATTTCATAAAAGAAGCCTACAGATTGTTGGCTCCTCGAGGCGAGTTGTGGATTGCCGAAATCAAATCGAGATTCACTGAGTCGTCCGAAAAGAAAACAGTCAAACCAGAGGACGTCGGACAGGAATTCGTGGACGCCTTGAAGTTGTGTGGTTTCTTCCACAAGAAGACAGACAACGACAATAAGATGTTCACTCGTTTTGAGTTTTTCAAGCCACCTCAAGACATTATCGCTGAGAGAAACGCgaagttggaaagaagaaagaaattcaTTGAACAGGAGTCGGAAAAGGAAGACTTGGAGACTAAAAGAGCACAAACTCCAGAAGGTAAATGGCTCTTGAAGCCATGTATTTACAAGAGAAGATAG
- the MAG1 gene encoding 3-methyladenine DNA glycosylase (go_process base-excision repair), with translation SPKKIKIDYEDALHHIVVPDDYSLPKEFEEFHVAEFVKGLKHVIKQDKSLYRAVVRENFNSFARTTEPKKEGHELILSYWYALISSVIGQQISGHAARAVEKKFKDSFGDDEMNPENTLKKSFDELRAVGLSNMKTKYVISISEAFSDPKNKLTDPKFYEGPLEEIVEELVSLKGIGVWSAKMFAIFTLKEMDVFAEDDLGVARGMAKYVVRRPEVLEEVKRLASTDEQVKLLLKKKAKFAKKDSRRDWTPLHDEYVKLAALKYSPYRTALMMILWRIGSTNLDVFTN, from the coding sequence AGCCCTAAAAAGATTAAAATTGACTATGAGGATGCTTTGCATCACATTGTCGTTCCTGATGATTATAGTCTTCCcaaagaatttgaagaattccaTGTCGCCGAGTTTGTGAAGGGCTTGAAACATGTCATAAAGCAGGACAAATCCTTGTATCGCGCGGTCGTGAGAGAAAACTTTAATTCATTTGCTAGAACTACAgaaccaaagaaagagGGTCACGAATTGATTCTCAGTTACTGGTATGCATTGATTTCAAGTGTAATTGGCCAACAAATAAGTGGCCATGCTGCTCGTGCTGTCgaaaagaaattcaagGATCTGTTCGGGGATGATGAAATGAACCCAGAAAACACTTTAAAAAAGTCCTTCGACGAATTGAGGGCTGTTGGATTGTCTAATATGAAGACAAAATATGTGATCAGCATCAGTGAAGCATTTAGTGACCCGAAGAACAAGCTTACCGATCCAAAATTTTACGAGGGTCCATTGGaggaaattgttgaagaattggtgTCATTGAAAGGTATTGGAGTTTGGTCCGCCAAGATGTTCGCAATTTTCACATTAAAGGAAATGGATGTAtttgctgaagatgatcTTGGTGTTGCCCGTGGCATGGCCAAATATGTTGTTCGTCGTCCTGAggttttggaagaagtcaagcGCCTAGCATCAACCGACGAACAGGTCAAActattattgaagaagaaggcgaAGTTTGCAAAGAAAGACTCTAGACGTGACTGGACCCCTCTCCACGACGAGTACGTCAAATTGGCCGCTTTGAAATACAGTCCTTACCGTACAGCTTTGATGATGATCCTCTGGAGAATTGGTTCTACAAACCTTGATGTATTCACTAACTAA
- a CDS encoding predicted protein, whose translation MNPVIDIAPGQNHIALRRHGVTYYVPEVFHHAPTINVTVPILTKDIENSVKLSSIYGGGARNIHSTMMIHNYPINRVKIVGRITGSRYIEKSDGTDDSRNFTLFTIDDSSSAKQSSINVKVFQKKCVELSLTYDSNWYAKIVEVEGPISYWKRYGYQIDADVVKVVGQPSDIHLELAFWSEALAYRNNMFQYPWVYMPPNHQEATFALPQRFEYCELERRNARKELCVTESLDLPTFNGEDSMLIHKKMTHSSDRKEFIEIDGVVIIDDDQSISPREVMDIDSDEIEIVKVHENPMPIVSQFQLMMEMVKYIIGRSFQTFKLYKLFKDNNISSLLDQLTELELASSPLATLESVNDVKSRRRIIFHKVRHKLQVDFLLIKVSRSQNVHSKNLKLLFYDIDDTLRAIKEESIHNYRSQPLDVAQYTHNFATSKNLGDISQELVNGIISIILSNYLHEDNNWKYNRRLAQWTYINLHREL comes from the coding sequence ATGAACCCAGTAATAGACATCGCTCCAGGGCAGAACCACATAGCACTACGACGTCATGGAGTCACTTACTATGTTCCAGAAGTATTTCACCACGCCCCTACTATAAACGTAACAGTGCCTATTCTCACTAAAGATATCGAGAACAGTGTCAAACTAAGCTCGATTTATGGTGGAGGTGCGCGTAATATCCATCTGACGATGATGATCCATAACTATCCCATTAATAGAGTAAAAATTGTAGGAAGGATTACTGGCAGCAGATACATTGAAAAGTCTGATGGTACTGACGATCTGCGTAACTTCACCTTGTTCACTATAGACGACTCGTCGCTGGCCAAACAACTGTCGATAAACGTCAAAGTCTTCCAGAAAAAATGTGTAGAATTGTCGTTAACTTACGACAGCAATTGGTATGCtaaaattgttgaagtgGAGGGGCCCATTCTGTACTGGAAAAGATACGGATATCAAATAGATGCCGATGTTGTCAAAGTGGTAGGACAACCGTCAGATATCCATTTAGAACTAGCCTTTTGGTCTGAAGCGCTCGCATACAGAAACAATATGTTTCAATATCCCTGGGTATATATGCCACCAAATCACCAAGAAGCCACTTTTGCTCTTCCTCAAAGGTTTGAATATTGCGAGTTGGAACGTCGAAACGCACGGAAAGAATTGTGTGTAACAGAGAGTTTGGATTTGCCAACGTTTAATGGCGAAGACAGCATGTTGATCCACAAAAAGATGACCCACTCCTCTGACCGCAAGGAATTCATTGAAATAGATGGAGTAGTAATAATTGATGACGATCAACTGATATCTCCACGAGAGGTAATGGATATCGATAGCGACGAGATAGAAATAGTCAAGGTTCACGAGAACCCAATGCCAATTGTATCACAGTTTCAACTAATGATGGAGATGGTAAAGTACATAATTGGACGACTGTTCCAGACTTTCAAGCTCTATAAGTTAttcaaagacaacaacataAGCAGTTTGTTGGATCAGCTAACTGAACTTGAGTTAGCGTCTTCGCCCTTGGCAACCTTAGAAAGTGTGAACGATGTCAAATCAAGGAGGAGAATAATATTTCATAAAGTGCGACACAAGCTTCAAGTGGACTTCCTTTTGATCAAAGTCTCCAGATCTCAAAATGTGcatctgaaaaatctcaaGCTTCTTTTTTATGATATAGATGATACTCTAAGAGCcataaaagaagaatcaatTCATAACTACCGCTCTCAGCCACTAGACGTGGCACAATATACTCACAACTTCGCAACCAGCAAAAATCTTGGAGACATCAGCCAGGAGTTGGTTAACGGAATAATCTCGATTATACTTTCCAACTATCTCCATGAAGATAATAATTGGAAATATAATCGTCGACTTGCTCAGTGGACGTATATAAATTTGCATCGAGAATTGTAA
- a CDS encoding predicted protein, producing the protein MPLTPATSPLYTYSLKTTEASHPRHPGSVILETPSPNPEDYRMSLVSRKYITTSKNFEGRTPINIVFLHGNGMNKGMWHYHIDQLYQKYSGSSTYYLNVVIALDAVHAGDSAFLNRKKLGNVIDWNDMARDILQIVKFQEKNVFEVPGAINLAVGHSMSGAALLMASICDPYFFTAVMLVNPVAYHTPEMRSLVQIAYHNWIVRNKIVTKFEIPKGIKWSEHILKYYKKVSFYKEFDDRVLENMIEDEIPDFYDINKDYQEVRMKHDGIGEYIAYFSAYSSVSHAMEMYKTIQTPIYHVWSDGDSVPTEGVEFIRNSIPNVTKIDLPDTGHSVNGTHPDLTIEKITEMIEDRIEIAEKTSPLNDFGYLKKYGKDYKSKLFELTFSEHIPDVKGPFYSKF; encoded by the coding sequence ATGCCTTTGACTCCTGCAACCTCACCTTTATATACCTACTCCCTCAAGACGACAGAGGCCTCCCACCCACGGCACCCGGGCTCGGTGATTCTCGAAACACCTTCGCCAAATCCGGAGGATTACAGGATGCTGTTGGTTTCCAGAAAGTACATCACAACTTCGAAAAATTTCGAAGGTAGAACACCGATCAACATCGTTTTCCTCCATGGAAATGGAATGAACAAGGGCATGTGGCATTATCACATAGACCAGTTATATCAGAAGTACAGCGGATCAAGCACATACTACCTCAATGTGGTCATTGCTTTGGACGCTGTGCATGCCGGCGATTCTGCTTTCCTcaatagaaagaaattAGGAAATGTCATTGATTGGAACGATATGGCCAGAGACATACTCCAAATAGTCAAATTCCAGGAGAAGAATGTCTTTGAAGTTCCAGGAGCCATTAACCTAGCCGTTGGTCATTCTATGTCAGGAGCAGCCTTGTTGATGGCCTCTATCTGCGATCCCTACTTTTTCACAGCAGTCATGTTGGTCAACCCCGTTGCTTACCACACACCAGAAATGCGTTCTCTAGTCCAAATTGCCTACCACAACTGGATAGTTCGCAACAAAATCGTGACCAAGTTCGAAATTCCTAAAGGTATCAAATGGAGCGAACATATTCTTAAATACTACAAAAAAGTTTCGTTCTACAAGGAATTTGACGACcgagttcttgaaaacatGATTGAGGATGAGATCCCAGACTTCTATGATATCAACAAAGACTACCAGGAAGTTCGCATGAAGCATGATGGAATCGGAGAGTACATTGCCTACTTTAGTGCTTACTCTTCTGTATCCCATGCCATGGAAATGTACAAGACAATCCAGACTCCAATTTATCATGTGTGGTCAGACGGCGACTCTGTACCAACCGAGGGAGTTGAATTTATCCGGAACTCGATTCCTAATGTCACTAAGATAGATTTACCTGATACAGGTCATTCTGTGAATGGGACCCATCCTGATCTCACGATTGAAAAGATCACCGAGATGATTGAGgatagaattgaaattgccGAGAAGACATCACCCTTAAACGACTTTGGATACCTAAAGAAGTACGGCAAGGACTACAAGAGTAAGCTTTTTGAATTGACGTTTTCCGAGCATATCCCTGATGTCAAGGGTCCCTTCTACAGCAAGTTCTAG